A window of the Phaseolus vulgaris cultivar G19833 chromosome 5, P. vulgaris v2.0, whole genome shotgun sequence genome harbors these coding sequences:
- the LOC137833937 gene encoding uncharacterized protein: protein MSEEMTMQQLMGMMQGLQEAMAASKAKQECMQTDLTASQARNDELHRANEELRRGWRDADEPETATPPIEFSTPFSQAILEIAIPNTFTGPKVIFTGMEDSEAHLTAFHTQMMLVGGSNVVRCKLFMSTLIGMAMDWFISLPEGHITSFAQLSRLFREQYLANRAPAPVSYDLFDVKQYQGETLKEYISRFGAQVVKVGTTDEPMIVYAFRKGVCPESFNKSLNRSRPKTFVEVRRRAVEHIAFEGEAYEKCTTAAPARPRAQMRAHLARVHEATTERKNQDRRRTYETRRTQPRGRSEGRREGNRPLRHNFVVELKDLIVVPNIADRLRPPVKSDKVLRPHKESWCEFHEAFGHHINKCLALGYQLDELVKNGFLKDYLAGSTATTATATPEEGQAHEIPTHGEVHTISGGFSGGGPTASQRKKYVRSVSSVAEEFPDDPWESDLVFTRVDLRDVVPHDNDPVVISIVTAGRKVHRVLVDQGSSADVMFWSTFNKLQLSLDLLRPYTGCLYGFADNPVEVRGYLELRTTFTDGVASRIESIRYLVVNANSAYNILLGRPTLNRLRVVSSTRHMKMKLPDLSGKVIVIKSDQEEARKCYENSLKTKRGVVMVIERPLVSDSQMELELLKEATLAKSTPVEATLGATPIEDAHTEGRNGDSSPMEGVHGGTSPAEQELEEAMPDASVGATPMEENSTNESLPENVQNERPRPEDNIVERPIGGKVFKLGRLLSQGEREEVAAVISCT, encoded by the coding sequence atgagtgaagagatgaccatgcaacaactcatgggcatgatgcaagggctgcaagaagcaatggcagcatcGAAAGCGAAGCAAGAGTGCATGCAGACGGATCTCACAgcatctcaggcgagaaacgatgagctccaccgcGCCAACGAGGAGTTACGCCGTGGATGGCGCGACGCAGATGAACCTGAGACTGCCACCCCACCCATAGAATTCTCAACACCATTCTCACAGGCAATCCTAGAGATAGCAATCCCCAACACATTCACGGGGCCCAAAGTAatcttcacagggatggaggattctgaggcacacctcactgcgttccacacccagatgatgctggtaggcggttctaATGTcgtaagatgcaagctctttatgagcaccttgattgggatggccatggactggttcatcagcctcccagagggtcacatcacgtctttcgcaCAGCTTTCGCGgctattcagagagcagtatttagccaacagggccccaGCCCCAGTCTCATACGACCTattcgacgtgaagcagtatcaaggggagaccctgaaagagtacataagccgcttcggggcgcaggtggtgaaggtgggtaccacagacgaacctatgatcgtgtacgcattcaggaagGGGGTGTGTCCTGAATCTTTCAACAAGTCGCTCAATCGTAGCCGCCCCAAAACTTTTGTTGAAGTaaggcgtcgggcggtagaacacaTTGCCTTTGAAGGCGAGGcatacgagaagtgcacgactGCTGCGCCCGCACGCCCAAGAGCGCAGATGCGCGCACATCTTGCTAGAGTCCACGAAGCCACTACAGAAAGAAAGAATCAAGATAGGAGGCGTACCTATGAGACAAGGAGAACCCAACCTAGGGGTCGAtcagaaggaaggagagagggcAATAGACCTCTAAGGCAtaactttgtggtggaacttaaagacctcatcgttgtgcccaacatagctgacaggttgaggccaccagtgAAGTCTGACAAGGTACTGAGACCTCAcaaggaatcatggtgcgaatttcacgaagcATTCGGACACCATATTAACAAATGTTTAgcgctgggctatcagttggatgagcttgtgaagaatggtttcttaAAAGATTATCTCGCTGGGTCCACTGCAACCACAGCCACAGCGACACCAGAGGAAGGTCAAGCACATGAAATCCCAACTCAcggagaagtgcacaccatctcTGGCGGCTTTTCCGgaggaggacccactgcctctcaacgtAAGAAATATGTGAGGTCAGTAAGTTCAGTTGCAGAGGAATTTCCAGACGACccatgggagtcagacctcgttttcACAAGGGTTGACCTGCGGGATGTCGTCCCACACGATAATGACCCAGTGGTCATTTCAATagtcacagcgggaaggaaggtacATAGGGTCCTCGTCGACCAAGGCAGTtctgcagacgtcatgttttggtcgacctttaataagctacagttgtccctcgaccttttgagaccctatactggatgcttgtatgggtttgcagataacccagtagaggtacgtggctacttggagctgaggacgacatTCACTGATGGAGTGGCATCACGCATtgagagcatccggtacttggtggttaacgccAATTCAGCTTACAATATTTTGTTAGGCAGACCTACCTTGAACAGATTAAGGGTCGtgtcctccacgcgccacatgaagatgaagctaccagatCTTAGTGGCAAGGTGATCGTGATTAAGTCAGATCAAGAAGAGGCCcgtaagtgctatgaaaatagcctaaagacaaagagaggcgtggtcatggtgatCGAGCGACCACTCGTTTCAGATTCGCAAATGGAGTTAGAGTTGTTGAAAGAGGCGACGCTCGCGAAGTCCACGCCGGTCGAAGCCACCTTGGGGGCGACGCCCATAGAAGATGCACATACAGAAGGAAGAAACGGCGATTCCTCGCCAATGGAAGGAGTACACGGAGGGACCTCACCCGCAGAACAAGAGCTAGAGGAGGCAATGCCCGATGCATCCGTTGGGGCGACGCCTATGGAAGAGAACTCCACGAATGAGTCTCTTCCAGAGAATGTGCAGAATGAGCGACCCCGACCAGAAGATAACATAGTAGAAAGGCCGATAGGGGGTAAGGTGTTCAAATTAGGACGCTTGCTAAGCCAAGGAGAACGAGAAGAGGTAGCCGCAGTAATCTCGTGCACCTAG